The genomic window tgtgaaaaggtttcgtgaaattctgttgtgtggtttgagaggagttgcgatgacaaactgttgcagaagtaaattaaagtaaataagttcaaaggggcgtaactcctagaaaaaaaattgaatcgcaatttccagtcgatatgcacaactacatagtatgtccttattatctgaaaaggtttcgtgaaattctgttgtgtggtttgagaggagttgcgatgacaaactgttgcagtagtacattaaagtaaataagttcaaaggggcgtaactcctagaaaaaaaattgaatcccaatttcccgtcgatatgcacaactacatagtatgtccttattatctgaaaaggtttcgtgaaattctgttgtgtggtttgagaggagttgcgatgacaaactgttgcagtagtacattaaagtaaataagttcaaaggggcgtaactcctagaaaaaaaattgaatcgcaatttcctgtcgatatgcacaactacatagtatgtccttattatctgaaaaggttcaaagggcgtaactcctagaaaaaaaattgaatcgcaatttcctgtcgatatgcacaactacatagtatgtccttattatctgaaaaggtttcgtgaaattctgttgtgtggtttgagaggagttgcgatgacaagaaacaggactgacggacggacagacggacgggtcaaaaacattataccctccgcaacttcgttgcatggggtataattACTCTTCTTGTGGATCCTCAATGGCCCACTCTAATGGCCTTAATTTTTGTCATATCCTGGTCATGGCACCAAATGGTACAGATGGGTTAACTTTATGTTTGGACAGGCAGTAAACAACCTCTGTTGTGTTTGATAGGGTAATTTCAACTTAATATAGTAACAATAACAGAACAATGTTAACAAAAGATATAGTGACAACAATGGATAAATGAAAATGACGTTAAAAGTAATGCAAAATTGTGTTGTACCATTATATTTCTCCCtgtcatgaatatttttttcacttttaaatgATCAACTTGTCTCCCATGATTTTCAAGCAAATTTTGTTCGTTTCTAGATTATGAATTTGAGTTTTCTGCTGATACAACTGATGTCACCCTATTAGTGCAAGCTGACTTAAATACTTAAAAGTGCCTGCTAATTTAACTTAGTGCTAAGAGGCCTATTTATACCACCTGTAGCTTGAACATCAGTTTACCTGTTTTTATATCTAGGCCTACAGCTTGTTGAGGCCCTGTATATTCCTCTTGTAATTTGACTATAGATTCTTGAGGGTCTAAACCAGAGTTCTGGGCCAGAACCTTGATGATGATTAACAGGGCATCAGCAAAGGCTTGTACTCCTGCAAAATAAATGATGTTTGAATTTTGCATTCAACACAGCAATTTTTAATCCTCCATAGCGATGTCAGCTCCATGAGAATATGGTACTGACTAGTATGTTTTCGTTTCTGATGAACCAAAGATGTAATCGATGAATTTCAAAAAAGATCCTCATATGAACAGGAGGTTTTCTATAATTATCAACAAGCTTTACtgtgatttcttttattttataggGGACCAATTTTAACTATATAAACAGAATGACAGGTAacaaatttatattatttcaaactTATATGAGTGTATTTATTTCATAGATAACATACCAAGTCTTGCACGGcctttgacctcatttttgtACTGCATCAGTTCTTGGTATGCAGCTATTTCAAATGCTCCTGCTCCTGGTAAAACACAGGCTgtaaaagaacaaataaaatagGTCAATCACTTTTAATTGGACACAATTCACTAAGTAAttaatcaaatgaatattcaatcACTAAGGTTCAGAGTTCAAAGCCTGCTGTCCACAAGAGGTTTTCACTTATAATCTTAATTGATTAACACAGATTGCCTGTTTTCCTACCAAAGATTGGTGTTTTTTCCGGGTTTTTTTCCTCTCTTAGACTCTCTCTTAACCATTGAAAAAAATTGGAAGATATGATATAATCATGGTCGGTGAGATTTTAAACACCAACAAATAAATTGTTCAACCATATAATTACAAttctcttttatcatattttcttgtataaataaaaacagaaaacataaatcatttaagggctattccagaaaaaaatgtatgggggatGGAAGGCAGTTTTGTCAGCACCCACCACCCAGACatttgtaattgagaattatagtgcattatagtgtgaaaagtggctctgatacccatcacccatgtattattaatacaatgtgccttccaacacccccccccctctcccccccatacatttttttctggaatagccctaattcAAACAACATCATAATCCATGCCTTGACTCTACAGTAAATATGTTTTTTGTGAATATACTAACCATCTTCGATACCATTTTTGACAGCTCTAAGTCCATCCCTGATAGCATCTTTGATCTGAGTAAGGGTATGTTTGTTTGGACCTTTGATCAGCAGACTCACAGATTGGGGATGTTTACAATCTTCTATAAATGTATACTTGCTTTCTCCCtgtaaaataaatcattgaaaaCATGATTTTACTGTAAATACTTAAATAGACAGGGTTATTATTACAATAacttaaaatcacattttaaatgttttatatgaattaaacagaacttttctcaatatcgcaaaaatttaaATCGCATTAGAACATGagaaaatcacaataataaatgaacttaatcatttctgaatttacagaattcAAAGATAAAAACTTTTTTCTGCTTACTCAGCACTATCTATGAATTCTGTTAAAAACATTTCTGGAGTATTAGCATTCATGTTTTTGATTGTCAGCAATTTTCCATttgaaaagggacataactttagATCGGTAAATTTGATGCCACCTaaatcaaacttgatctgtgtattGGGGTAATAAACATTGTTTTCTATCATTTGGTAGACGTCAACTAAGTCACAGAACTGAAACCAATTTCCGTACATACAGATGTATGGACATACATACAGACACATAAATGTAAAACTTAATACAATACCTCTTCCACACTGGTAGGGgcaaaaaaaatccacaaaaattaaagttttgctctctccacaaaaataaataaatgcatagTAATTTTAAAACTTGTTATAAACATCTCTTAGTCCATTACTGATCTTTTACCATTGCATTTTGAGACAAAtagatttatctttttttaacttaccaACACTTGTTCATAAACTAGACCAGCAAATCCTAGACAATCTGGTGTCATGTCATCAACAGAGTTCATGGCCATTCCCCCAACCGCCAGAGACAACCTGCAATagataaataaggagatgtggtatgattgctaatgagataaATATCAATCAAAGATAAAGAATGTAAACAAATACAGGTCACAGTACAGTGATTTTTCTAGTgttaaggcattatttttttatgagaataaGGTGTTGTACAATAATTTACCTTTCCATATTTCTCCTCTTAGCTCTCCTCAATCCCATGATTCCTTCCTTGGCCAATAAGTCTAAAGACAGTGGATCAATTCCCTACAATAAATAATCAagtatatcatattaaataattatGACTCGGTTTAATAACACTGATACCATTTCTGCATTTAAATTGTACCCGATTAGATATTTCTTGGCGATATCCTCTACTGTCAAATGGACACAATGAATTATTTAACAATCATTTCAATATCAAAAGACAACGTTTTTGAAATGATTTCTCTTCATAAAATAAATTCGACATTGGATACTTTTATAGGAAATTGTTCATTAATAGCATAGTTAAAtgcagatttataaaaaaaattactaataCAAAGGATAAATTTTCAGCATTCtaaataattatttattcattttttaatttgtaaaaatggAGTAGAAATTATCTCATATAGGAATTCTTACATTTAtactttttccattttttaaaatgcttgttttgCAAGGTCTAAATTACTGGAAGAAATTATCTCATAAATGAATCGTGACTTTTAACGTGTGAATGCTTGTTTCGTACATTCTAAATAACCTTTTGGATAATTAACCTTTTCTGCAAGAATCCTTGTTTCATAAAGTCTAAATTACCTTCTGGTTAATAACAACAAAGCTTTTCTTGTTGCCATCACAGACTTTCTTCTTCAAAGCAATGATTTTCTCCACTCTATCATCAATAAACTTCCTCTCAGCCTGAACAAACTTCTCTCGTTCATCAGCACTCTTGTAGAAAAATCCTGAATTCACCTCACTGTAAAAGTAAAGGATAAAATTGAGTAAAGATGTATTGTTTATTATCTTTAATAGTGTCAGATGGTAATATGCAATCATATATAGTGACAATCTATTAGATCATTACCaccatatatacaaaaaaaaaaagaaaaagcaattgaaaattattgtaaaattgtattctataagctgtattgcttctgaataaagtataattattatgattataGCAGGAAAATCcatttgtttattgtgttaataaaGTTATGTCTGTAAGTTTTTGTGtcctcatgttttttttaattattagatTCTATTGGCATGTATTAGAACTCCTTCCAAGCCTTGGTCAAGCCAGAAAACTATTTATTGTATGTGGTTACATATTACTATggattcatgaatattcattgaATACACAATTTTGTGTTTACATGTTATTTCAGTTTTAGTATCTCATTATAGCTTGTTTTAATTGTATACATCTTTAAAtgactaaaaaataaatttgactaaaattgaataaaacttaCGTTTTTTCATATTCCAATGAAACATTACAAGTGAGGATGTAGGCATCTTCAACACGCTTTGGCATTTGTGGATGGCGTGCTCCATGATCTAATACTAATCCCTTTACAAGTCTGAAAGTGTAGCATTGTACATCATAAATATATGACACAACCTCTACATGGTTAAATTCTGACacatacagtcaaacctgtattCTAAGATAAAATTGATCTTATAAGACAAATGACCTTCGAATTGACGTTCAAAATGTAAAAGGTATGACTACAGTGGGACCAAAACAAGATCACTTGACAAGACCTGATTTTCCATTGAAATTAGCGTTGCAGACCTATATAAATGTAGCAGATTTGACTCGACTTAATTCAAATCTAGAGAGAGTCATGAAAGTCTTCATCTTGGTTATGTATTTCGTTTCTTCATGAATGGTGaagtttttattcatttcaaagttcTTGTATTAATAAGGAGATTAGGTAGGAaagccaatgagataactatcaacCAGTTGGAATTAAATACATATCGAATAGATTtgaacaaaaatactaaaaaaaattatctaaaagTTTCAATGACATACATTTCCTGAATTAGGATTTATTGGAAAAAACGAAGAAGATACAAAAAAACTGACAAACAAAATGGATGGATTTTCTGAAGTTTCAATGGCATGCATTTCCTGTATTTGGATATGTGGGGAAAACGAAGAAGATACAAAAAACTGACAAacaaaattgagagaaaaaacatTTCCTGGTTGATAATAAAACTTACACAGTGTCCATGTCTGTCTTGTGCTGCATCTCCATGATTTCTACCATATGTAAGTCTATTGGTTCATTTCCCTTCCTTACAGATAATACTGCATCTACTACTGCCTGCAAATAGAGGGTTTAAATATATTaagttttcaacaatttattataCAAGAAATTCCAAAATAAGATGGATAGACAGATGGCTTTTAAGCTTCCAGTGGCATATGAGATATTCAGGATGATAACATgattatatgataaaagtttaaacattgctttgtactagaccgacacagTGAGTCAGAATTTTTAACATGCTTGCTGAAAAGGTAACAGTTCAAAAGCACAAGATAAATGTCAACCTCCCTTTCCCACATTATTCTGCCTCCAAGTCAACCAGTCTTTGCTCAAACTCCTTAATGTGGCATGCTTTGAAGAGATGTAGCACATACTAATTTgttttaaagtctttggtttgaagCAGGAAGCGTTTGAATCAACAACCTCCCACACTGCAGGCGAACACACTAATGCACAGGTAGTATGGAGTATACGTACATGATATTAATATCAATTGATTCATTTTGTATTACATTGTTTTTTGCTGGGAACGTTTATTATAAGTCATTCGGTTCTTTTCCTTACCTCAGTCAGAAGATCTGCAAGTTCAGAGTGCACTTTAGTCTTGAGGGAAGTCTGGGCCACTTGAATCAGAGTGTCACGGTCAATTTCCTTGGAGATTTTCACTGCTTCCAAAACCTACaattatatttaacatgggtataagaatatgtggtatgagtgccaatgagacaacactccatccaagttacaatttgtaaaagtaaaccatgttTTTTGGTCATTTACACTATTAAAGATGTTACATATTTTAATGCATTGTTTTTGTCATGTTTGCTGTTTAAAGCAATCACTTGTTTGTTCAACTGTAATGCCTTTGTCTTGCCATATAGTTTGAGAAAGTTTATATCAACAAGCAATTGTGTGTGTTGTCTTGCTCAAATACTTTCCCCCTTTTCATAATTCAAAGTATAAAATCAAAGTACTTGTGAGCATTGAAGAATCAGAAAGAGTTGCAGTCATCTTGAAGTAGgtacttaaggaggctcgagggtataaaaatttcagaaaaaaatcaaacatttgtttatcattacaaattttatttatttccttctgtagttgttactttgtcatatggtacaaaaatcattcaaaacaatcaattcgtgttggccccagatgacttttaaaatgtatacatcattgaaaaagttccaaattatctccctttggtggaaaaatgccattttttggctttaaaattgaaatatctttttcaactcatcagtgacctatcttttttaatataatttccatataagctgttcttaaactaaattattgtaaaattttagcgatttctgtaataaatttcttttttttatttcgatattacctttatttctcctattacttcaacagaaaaaaaccaccttcacaaaaatgtatgcttctttcgaaggcagatggtgagcgcaaatgaacggtgaccccatttttttattttatttttctattaaccataagataaagttcatttatagaaaaatatagagaaatcctatataaatgatttagacccgcgaacccccttaatatTTTACATTGCATAGATGAATTAAGCATtgaaaggaagataactccaatttcatatacagtccgccaaaagttaagcaccaccctATATTTAACATCAATGATATTGTACAACACCTTTTAATCTAGAAAACTCAAAAGTTAACTAAAAAGTGTTTTACTTTTGTTAAATTATGAATCATAAACCAAatttaggtcaaattttaaaacggtctttttaaatttttggtaCTCTAAATTTATGTTTGAAATACTGTCAAAATTGCAACTTTTTAGGGCAACAAAAACGTTTCACTATGACAACAAAATTTTATTGTTAAACAACATTTAATATGCGCACAATTAGCATAGCATAAAGTCAAAGGACTTGATAATGTCTACATGAAATTTTGCATCAATATGATGTGTATCCGCCCCGCTTCCGGTAAAGTTCTCTTACACGGCGTCTCATACTGTGGACAAGGCGTCTCAAATTTGCAAGTGGAAATCTCTGCCATTCCAAAACTATTGCTGCTCGTAATTCTTGGAGATTTTGAAAAGCTGGGTTCCGGCGGTTAAGATTTCGTCCAATTGCATCCCACACATGCTCGATTGGGTTCATATCCGGAGACATGGCCGGCCAAAAGATACTGTCAATTGACTCTTGCTGCCTGTAAGCTGTCACAATTCTCGCTCTGTGCGGTCTGGCATTATCGTCCATGTACAGGGGACGATCAGCAAGTGGATGGCCATCAAAATGTGGAACAACAATGTCACGTAGCACTAAATCCCTGTAAAGCTGACCATTCATATTCCCTTGTAAGACATGCATATCCAGTTTACAACTTAACGAAAAACATCCCCACACCGTGACACCACCTGCACCAAAAGCATGAGTTGGAAAAATGTTCCCTTGGTTATAGGCTGTATTGCGTTCCCGCCAAACGCGCATACGCCCGTCTACGGGCCGTAAAAGAAATCGACTTTCATCAGACCAATGAATTTTTCGCCAATTTCGGATGTTCCAATGAAGATGGTCATAGGCCCACTGCATACTATTTAGcaatacttttataaaaattttaaggTATCATATGTAgatggtgcttaacttttggcggactgtatatattGATTACTTCAACATTTTCAGAACTGATACAAGATAATtcataaatcatgattaatacaCCATTTTTTAGCCTAAACATCTGAGTTAATATTCCATtgataaattttttgaaatttttctggATAGAATTTATAGAATGTGCTAAATGCACTTTTTTATATCTCAAGAGAAGTCATAAGTGTTTTACTGTCAAACTGCTAATAAAATGTGAAGACATTCTATTCTGTACTTCTTGAGAAAAGTGTGATAATATGTTGATAGCAATACAGCCCCCTACAGgtataaaatttctttaaaaagattACACATATGACAGcagaatgcattgagtgtgtagcaaGTGTAGGTAAAGGTAGAATCTTTGGTTAGCTACCCCATGAAGTCATAAttaggttaggtatactaccTTCCTTTTGGAGTTGTCTAGTCCTACAGACTGATAGATTGTTCATCTGTAGGACTAGTCTTCTCTTAACCCATTCctccattgaattttttttttgcatacttgattcgcataggatttttcaatGTAATCCTGAAAATATGCTTTTAAGTATTAATgcattacgaaaaacaaatattttaaataaattaagtcagatattcctatgatattccttttcacattggatataaattttattaagtctactgcagacactttTTAGTCAAGCGTTTCAAcagaggtactacacaggcgtcattatggagtaaagggggtggcgtcaaaaggcgtcactatggaggaaagggttaagttagggtagtttacctaaaaTAATAAcgacttcacagttcagctagcaagcactCTATGCATTCTGCTGTATATTTATTTCAAGTCTGTTTCTcaacaaatgcaaaatattcttataaattgtaaGAGTAAGTTTGACTGTAATTCAACATGATTGAATGTTACCTCAAGGGCCTTGTTTCTTGCCAGCTCAAATCCTTCTGTGATTAGTCTTGGATGTAGACCCTGAAAAGAAACATTATTagataaataaaaacttttattaaAGTATTCAAGTTTTTCTCTTTCTGAAACTGTATACTGAGTTATTGCATGAATGTTAGTAAATTTTGTCCCCAGTAGATTTTAAATTTGCACATGTTtgtttggattaatttatttttcataaatttataattataattatatacaaCTACAACTATCAATTTGTGTGAATTGAGTAAAAGTCTTACCAAAGCCTGCATCAAACTTCAAACTAGTTTTCTGGATTGTTATGGGCAAACTCGGTAATGATTTACATCTAAAACAACATTtactaaaaatgttgttttaaggAATTCAAGCAGggaaatagaaataaatacacaattaaATGATGTATGACATTTTAAAGCTGTGCTATGAATTGTTTTGCTGAAAACCTTTTAATAGAAGCGAATAcatcaattaaaacatttttttttagtggtCAGACAAATTTTATCTCCAGTAGACATAAATGGTATGATTGTAGTCCAACAAAAACTGAAGACAATTTGGCACATACATCTGTACATGTAAGTTAAGTTCAAAGTACTGAAACTTTAAATGAAATATACCTAACACTTAATTTCATAACTACTCACTTCTGAGATGTAAAGATCAGCCTGTTTAAGGAGTTCTCCAATGATAAGAACGTTAGATGTTGTCCCGTCTCCGGTGATGTCATCCTGAGCTGTGGCTACTCTGGCAATCAGAGAAGCTGTGGGATGCTGGATTTGCTATTgaagataaacatttttattatttaatgtcATTAAGGAATTATTGAATAATGTTAGGGAACAGTCATcagtaaaattgtttaataaaagaGACTACAAAAATTAAATGGTCATatgtattactgtggattcattaacaTTTTTATACCAATTTTCGAAAAACTGGATATCCACGAAAAATGAATAAATCCACAGTAGTACACTACAGTTCTgtttaaatataaatacattgtatctTGTGTAGAAATTCCAAATCGGAATATACTgtaattaattgaaataaaactgaGGAAAATCTGTGGCTTAAATGTCTTATCATAGATGTTAATTTACTACAATGAATTTTAAcagaaaaattgtcaaaaaaatatatagatattggtcttattttttcttatatatatatattttcatctaCAATGCAACTCAGGTACATCAAAAGTACTAAAATCAGAAATATTTGcactattttataattattttgattatgGAGGAAGTACTGTGTCTACTTAGGGACATAATAACTTTCTTACTAGAATTCGAAAATGAGATATTAAGTTGACGAGGTAACCAGTGCAGTCTTCATGCTTAACCACAAGTCCTACAGCATTGGTTTGTAAAATTGCTTTCAGgtttgtaaaattgttttcaggcttgtaaaattgtttTCATGCTTGTCAAATTGTTTTcaggcttgtaaaattgttttcatgcttgtaaaattgctttcaGGCTTGTCAAATTGTTttcaggcttgtaaaattgctatCATGCTTGTAAGTTTGCTAATTGCTttcaggcttgtaaaattgctttcaTGCTTGTAAGTTTGCTAATTGCTTTCAGGCTTGTAAAATTACTTTCAGGCTAGCAAAATTGTTTTCatgcttgtaaaattgctctcaGGCTTGTAATATTGTTTCCAGGCTTGTAAAAGTGCTTGTTCAATTGTTTTCAGACTTGTAAAATTGCTTTCAGGCTTTGTAAAATTGCTTTCAGGATTGGTAAATTGCTTTCAGGCTTGAAAAATTGCTTttaggcttgtaaaattgctttcaggcttgtaaaattcttctctCCAAGCCAACAGAATCTATCTCAAAGCTTCTGGCTTCTTGATTCAAAGTTAAGCGTGAAGGGTGCCAGTGACCACATTATATCTTACCATTTCATGAAGTAGTACATTTCCATCCTTGGTCAGTTTGATATCTCCTGAACCAGACACCAACCTGTCAAGTAACACATACAGCAAAATTATTCAAATGTGTCAATGAATCACATATTCCTCTTTCATATATATTTGTCCTTTTTTTTGTCAGCTTCCAGTATATGGGTATTGGcccaaaaattcacaaaaaacagttgttgggCCACATTAAAACACAGGCTCAGGGTATATTAGGACATAATTTGCTCTCTATCCTCATGATCCAATGGAAACATTGAGGGGAATCAAAAAATAGTTCATAGTGTTTAATCTGGGATTTTGAAAGgtcttttttgtatatattctaatcttcttttttatttcatttttgttttagttttaaaaataaatgacatgAAGGAGATTTAGAATTGTTAGAAAAGTGTTTGAAAATAGTTTCCCAGACTTCACAAAATATGTCACTTCTGGAGAATATAAAATGTCAAACTCTGTAAAATTagtaaaaatcaaatttctggAAAGTTTTGGAAATTGAATGTTCCTGAAATTTGGGATCCATCAAATTTAACAGAGTTTGATATTTAATACTCTTAGGAGTAGTCCAGCTTAAATGAAATAGAAACTTGTTTTCTTTTGGATATTACTGCATATATTTTCCACCAATCATCACAAGGAAGACAACATTCTGTCTATGCATCTGCTGAATTCTCTTTCAACGTGTTCAAAGATTAGACAAAAAAAATGGCTTCAGCGTTATGACTTCAAAGACATACCGAGGAAGGTGTCACAGAAAGATGAAAACTTTCATAAATAAAGAgataatgaaatataaacaaattcatgCCCAATTTATATTGATCCAAGGTTGTCAGTCAGTCCCAGAAGCAACAAAGCAGCACATTCATTTTGGACAGGCAAATATCCACCTATTTGTATGGGATAAATTCTGACATCTTGctgccccagcttgtctggcaaaacagtcgATGGATGTAAGAGTAATCTTGGACTACAGAAAATATCTAATGCcaaaatggaaaagtgattgttgtatgatgtcaaCAGTTCAAACGGGACATATttccaaatagcgataaggtgtatagtaCCTgatagcaaaaaataaaaaccagTCCGAGATAAATTCACgcgaaaaaaaagaaacaatgccccccccccctttttttccaaaaaaaacaagTCACTTCGGCACTTTCCGA from Mytilus galloprovincialis chromosome 5, xbMytGall1.hap1.1, whole genome shotgun sequence includes these protein-coding regions:
- the LOC143076555 gene encoding T-complex protein 1 subunit zeta-like, whose product is MSAIKSLNPKAEVARAAQALAVNISAAKGLQDVLKSNLGPKGTLKMLVSGSGDIKLTKDGNVLLHEMQIQHPTASLIARVATAQDDITGDGTTSNVLIIGELLKQADLYISEGLHPRLITEGFELARNKALEVLEAVKISKEIDRDTLIQVAQTSLKTKVHSELADLLTEAVVDAVLSVRKGNEPIDLHMVEIMEMQHKTDMDTVLVKGLVLDHGARHPQMPKRVEDAYILTCNVSLEYEKTEVNSGFFYKSADEREKFVQAERKFIDDRVEKIIALKKKVCDGNKKSFVVINQKGIDPLSLDLLAKEGIMGLRRAKRRNMERLSLAVGGMAMNSVDDMTPDCLGFAGLVYEQVLGESKYTFIEDCKHPQSVSLLIKGPNKHTLTQIKDAIRDGLRAVKNGIEDACVLPGAGAFEIAAYQELMQYKNEVKGRARLGVQAFADALLIIIKVLAQNSGLDPQESIVKLQEEYTGPQQAVGLDIKTGEALIPSDAGILDNYRVKRQLLHSCTVIATNLLLVDEIMRAGMSSLKG